From Bacteroidota bacterium, a single genomic window includes:
- the purE gene encoding 5-(carboxyamino)imidazole ribonucleotide mutase has protein sequence MPAQIAIIMGSDSDLPVMQEAAKMLETFDIEFTLTVVSAHRTPRRMFDFAEKAAEAGYKVIIAGAGGSAHLPGMVASLTTLPVIGVPIQTKSLHGEDSLLSIVQMPPGVPVATVAINGSKNAGILAAQILALYKPELAKKIVEYKNQMKNEVELKAKRLELVGWEKYLEE, from the coding sequence TGCCAGCACAAATAGCCATCATTATGGGGTCTGATAGCGACCTACCTGTAATGCAAGAGGCCGCTAAAATGTTAGAAACATTTGATATTGAATTTACGCTCACTGTTGTTTCAGCCCACCGCACCCCACGCCGCATGTTCGATTTCGCTGAAAAAGCTGCCGAAGCGGGTTATAAAGTAATTATTGCAGGAGCAGGCGGTTCGGCACATTTGCCTGGCATGGTAGCATCGCTCACTACATTGCCAGTAATTGGAGTGCCCATTCAAACAAAATCTTTGCACGGTGAAGATTCGCTATTGAGTATTGTACAAATGCCACCTGGTGTGCCAGTGGCAACAGTTGCTATCAATGGTTCTAAAAATGCAGGTATATTGGCCGCACAAATTTTGGCATTGTATAAACCCGAGCTTGCAAAAAAAATAGTAGAATATAAAAACCAAATGAAAAATGAAGTGGAACTTAAAGCCAAAAGGTTGGAACTTGTGGGTTGGGAGAAATACCTCGAGGAATAG